The Syntrophorhabdaceae bacterium nucleotide sequence CCAGGTCCAGAAGCGGGTTTCTGTGACGCTTTTCCCAGAAAACAAAGACGCAGATGATCACAAAAGCCAATGCCAGGCAGCCGATGACAATCGGCGCAAACCATCCGTGCTCGTCAACATTGTTGAGCCCGTATACGAAAAGCCCCAACCCTGCGAAGCTCAGGACAACGCCCATAAAGTCAAATCCCTGACCCTGCTCCTTTTTAACGTGTCCCGTATCGGGTATGTACTTTATTGCCACGATCGTCGCAACGACACAAACGGGTACATTGATAAAAAATGCCCAGTTCCACGACAGGTAGCCCGTGACTATCCCGCCTATCGGGGCGCCGGTTGCCACCCCGAGGGCCGACGCGGTGGATGTGATGCCGAAAGCCCAACCGGTCCTTCCGGCAGGAAGGAAATGAGAGATTATCGCGAAACTCACGGCGAGCAGCATGGAACTTCCGATACCCTGAATGAAGCGTGCGCCGATGATCATTTCAATACTGCTCGACAACCCGCACATCAACGACCCCAGTGTGAAAATGACGTATCCCGAAATAAAGATCCGCTTCAACCCAATTCTGTCGCCAAGTTTTCCGAAGAGGAGCAGTGTGGTCGTAATGATAAGGAGATAGGACGATACTATCAAAGAGGCCTGGCCGGAGGTCCCACTGAAGGAACGCGCAATGGTGGGCAGCGAGATGTTGACCATATAGTTGTTGAGCCGCACCAGGAAGGAGCTGAAGGCGACACTGATGACGATGAGAAAATAAGCGTATTTGCCGGAGTGCGCCATGAGTGCATTCTTTTATAATCTTTCCTGCGCTTCCGCAAGATTTTTCTTAAAAAAGCAGGTAAAGCCAATTCCCATCATTATCGTTGAAGTTGGATACACGATATGGCAAAATGAGTAACTCAGTATGCAGGCAAAAGCAGACCAGACCCGGGCTTCCCGGTCTCAGCCGTTAAAAGCCGTGCCGCGAATGTTCTATCTCGATAACCTGAGGCTCTCCTTCACCTTGCTCGTGATCCTCCATCATCTCTGCCTCACCTACGCCGCCCACAGCGGCTGGTATTTCTATCAATATCTTTACGACCCTTTCACCAATCTTGTCCTCAACATCCTCATGGGTGTGGGCAGGACCTGGGTCCTGGCATGTTTTTTCCTGATATCGGGATATTTTACGCCAGGTTCCCTGGACAGGAAAGGTACACGGGCATTCGTCAAGGACCGTTTCATCCGCATCGGCATACCGCTGGCCATATTCGCGCTGTTTATCCGCCCGACCATGGTGTATCTGCTGAAATGGG carries:
- a CDS encoding DHA2 family efflux MFS transporter permease subunit; the protein is MAHSGKYAYFLIVISVAFSSFLVRLNNYMVNISLPTIARSFSGTSGQASLIVSSYLLIITTTLLLFGKLGDRIGLKRIFISGYVIFTLGSLMCGLSSSIEMIIGARFIQGIGSSMLLAVSFAIISHFLPAGRTGWAFGITSTASALGVATGAPIGGIVTGYLSWNWAFFINVPVCVVATIVAIKYIPDTGHVKKEQGQGFDFMGVVLSFAGLGLFVYGLNNVDEHGWFAPIVIGCLALAFVIICVFVFWEKRHRNPLLDLGLFLNPRYTFALVATFLAYMLISGNAFLMPFYLQMVKGLSAQAAGMMLLVYSIIFVILSPVAGRLSDRVSPSLLCSISMASATVCVAFFSFTLHWEGLTVAFVYLIWLALSLVLFFSPNNNQIMQYAPPNKKGVSSGLFNTTTNLGMVVGVTVIEAVFAAAASPGGPGGTASKTILKNLTVDMALSGFNHAYLAGALCCMLALVFSLLGKTKVQGPGDGDSQTK